In Paenibacillus sp. 1781tsa1, one DNA window encodes the following:
- a CDS encoding ABC transporter substrate-binding protein, producing the protein MKYTPWFVRGIVILLIIIVALTSCNKEENAAKITIGEVTRSVFYAPEYVAVAQGFFEEQGLEVEIQTTAGGDKTMAALLAGSVDIALVGAETSIYVYQQGAEDPVINFAQLTQTDGTFLFARNTEGSFDWEQLRDSTFLGQRKGGMPQMAGEFALSKHGINPQSDLELIQNVDFANIASAFASGTGDYVQLFEPQASIFEQEGRGKVVASFGTESGLLPYTVFMTKQSYLNDNKDIVQKFTHGLHKAQAWVDSHTAEEIAEVISPFFKDIDPAILVSSVNRYKEQGSYATDPIIDEEEWNNLLDVMSAAGELKERVDLNAIVDNAYAEEATKSK; encoded by the coding sequence ATGAAATACACGCCATGGTTCGTCCGGGGCATCGTTATTCTGCTGATTATCATTGTGGCGCTCACCAGCTGTAATAAGGAAGAGAATGCAGCCAAGATTACGATTGGCGAAGTGACTCGTTCGGTATTTTACGCACCGGAGTATGTGGCCGTGGCTCAAGGTTTTTTTGAGGAGCAGGGACTTGAGGTGGAGATTCAGACAACTGCCGGCGGTGACAAAACGATGGCGGCATTACTCGCAGGTTCGGTGGATATCGCCTTGGTAGGAGCGGAGACGTCCATATACGTCTATCAGCAGGGAGCGGAAGATCCGGTCATTAACTTTGCTCAGCTCACCCAGACGGATGGTACATTTCTGTTCGCTCGTAACACAGAAGGTAGCTTCGATTGGGAGCAACTGAGGGATTCCACATTTCTCGGTCAACGCAAAGGCGGCATGCCGCAAATGGCAGGGGAGTTTGCACTGAGCAAACATGGTATCAATCCGCAAAGTGATCTGGAACTGATACAGAATGTGGACTTTGCCAATATTGCGTCTGCTTTTGCCTCAGGCACGGGTGATTATGTTCAACTGTTCGAACCCCAGGCATCGATTTTTGAACAAGAAGGTCGGGGTAAGGTTGTTGCATCGTTTGGAACAGAAAGTGGTCTTCTGCCTTACACCGTCTTCATGACGAAACAGAGTTATCTTAACGACAACAAGGATATCGTGCAGAAGTTTACGCATGGTCTGCATAAAGCGCAGGCATGGGTGGACTCCCATACGGCTGAAGAGATTGCTGAAGTCATTTCTCCTTTTTTCAAAGACATCGATCCAGCCATTTTGGTCAGCAGTGTGAACCGTTATAAGGAACAGGGCAGCTATGCTACGGACCCAATCATTGATGAGGAAGAGTGGAACAATCTGCTTGATGTCATGAGTGCTGCCGGAGAGTTGAAAGAACGCGTGGATTTGAATGCCATTGTGGATAATGCCTATGCGGAAGAAGCCACGAAATCAAAGTAA